The DNA window TACTTATATGGTTCAAAGTTATTTTTTGATTGATACTTGTACTGTAACAATGTCAAATATGTccttgtagagaatttgataatgaACAATGGAAGGGTCGCTCACAGCCAAGTGCACGGGATATTAGTAACTTAAGATTAAATGGTTGGAAAGGCACACGTGGCAGAAATAGAGGCCCCAATTTCTTTGATTGGTTCAAAAACATAGTAATGTCACAACTCAATTTtagcaagttttttttttcctatttAAATCGTAATAAACACTAATAAATGAAATGCAACTGTTTGCAGTGTGCAATCAGATCAAGTGTTCACAATGTGTTGCGTCAAATTTCATATGGGTTTCGCAAAAGGGTGTCCTCCTATGGTtgctatgatgtgaatggatatagGTTTCGGTCTGAGAAGTATGAGAGTAAGCGGGCAGGATTGGCTACAACCAATAGTGGTGTTTGTGTGACGTGTACTGATGACAATGGAAATGCTCTTGAGTACTTTGGTGTTATTGAAGACATCATTAAAATTTCATGGGAAGGCAGGGAACAACTTGATCTAGTTTTATTTTATTGCCGCTGGTTTGATCCGACTTCTAGGGGTGTTAAGCGAACTGAAAATCTTGGTCTGGTGGAAGTGAAGCATAGCTCTAGGCTTCAAAATTTTGAACCGTTTGTGTTGGCAAGTCAAGTTACACAGGTTTATTATCTATCATATGCTAGTGACGACCCTAGTTTAAAAGACTGGTGGGTAGTGTACCATGTGGCACCAAGAGATCGTTTGCCTCCAATCGACATCAACAATAATTCCATTGAAACTGAAGGGCCAACAAATGACATCTCATTTTTCCAAGaggatggattggaaggcacATTTGTGATCGATCTAGGTGACATTGAATTGATTGACACATTAGCCTCAGATGAAATAACTGATCCAAAAGAATTGGAACAGCTAGAGAAGCAAACTGTTGCTCCAGAGCAGGAAGAGATATTAGAAAGTGATGAAGAAGGCGACGAAGATGATGCTGAATCCTATGATGAAGACTGCTACGAAGAAGAGGATTTCTAAAAATGATTGTTGTATTTCTGAAATTATTGTACTAATGTTTAAGTCTTATTTCTATCTAAAATTTGGACTCATGTATCTTGTTGTTTAATTTCTATTTCTATCCAAATCTGGACTCATGTACCTGCTATGTTTCTTATATGTGTGATGCTATGTATCTTGTATGAGAATGTGACGGTTTTAGTTTCTTTATGTGCATCTTATTTGTGTTGCTATGTATCTTATGTATGCAGTTTTTGTTTTTCTACAGCTTGTACTTCTTTTTGTAACATTTTTTTGTGGCAGGAGATGCAGTCGTTCAATCATCGGACGGATAGGCGACCACGGTCAAGTGACGTCACAAATGACGTGGACAGTCAGCCCCCCGAAGCAAAGAGGATAAGGGGCCGCAATAAACCGCATAAGCCTCGCAATGGTCAGATAGCCTTAATACCTGAGGGTGACAAGTATGTGACCACTATTTTTTTCTCCCTAGTGTGGACAATGCTACTGTTAGAACTTGCTAATCCATTTTTTGCCTTGATTCACTTTTCTGATTGACGCAGCCAATTCCGCTACGCTAACTACTCAATTGATGATAAAATGAAGAAAGGCCCCATCCTTGGAGTGATTTTAAAGAAAGAATATCCCCCAATCATCAAAGGGACTACTAGAGATGGTTGTGAGTTCAAATATCATGCAAGCAAATGGTCCCACTATTCGCACATTGTAAGGAATGATGGTCAAACACCAGCTGACCGTGTGAAACAAGAGTTTTGGGTGAGAATTAAGTTTTGCCATTGCACTTCTTTCATGTTGCACAAGAATTAGGTTCTGTCCACTGCAGTATGCTTGATGGTTGTTTCTTGTGCAGAGCATATATTCAGTTCCTGAAGAACTTGAAGACGAAGCAGACCGTGTATTTGAGAAATATGCACACAATCAATGCAAGAATATGATGTACCAAGCTCGTCCAGATGCTGTCAAGTACTACTATCGGGAGATCATTAAAAGCCCAAAGACTGATGCATTTGCATCTtctaagttacttacttttgaaGAGTACATGCAGTGTAAGCCTGATTGGTTCACTGATGAATGCTGGGAGTCCCTTTGCAAGTATTGGTGCTCTGCTGAATACTTGAAGAAAAGGAAGCTTGGGCAAGATTCTCGGAAAAAAAATCCTGATGGCGCTCAAAATAGGGGTGGTTCTAGGCCATTAGTTGAGACTCAACAATTTCTGGTAATCTACTTTATCACAAGCAATTTCTTTCTGAATGACTTTGATTATTTATTAGGCATTAACATTGATCACTCCCATTTGAACATAGCTAGAAAGTATAACCAGCATTTAAACTTATCTGTACCTGTTCTTTTCACCTCTACTTAATGCAAAGGCAGAGCACCTGCCATTTCATGCTCAAAAAAACATTGATCACTTCTTTTTATGCCTTGAAGGGAGCAAAGTATGGACCTACGAAAGGCACAGTAACAAATGCTTTCTGCTGCATGAGATCTGGTGTTAAAAATTGTGATGCCAATGGGAATGCTGGGCCAATTCCTCAGCAGACAAAGAAACTTGTTGTATGTAGCAGAATTTCTATATACTTATGTGCTTTTCCATTCTTAATTCCTGGCTAACTACTTGTGTTGTTTTTAGGATGCCTACAATGAGGCattacaagaaaaatacccaGATAACTGGCAAGAGCAACCCTTTGATGGTCATATTGCATACAAGATTGGTGGTGGCTTGGCCCATGGTCGTCTTGCAATAGGAGATGGTGCTGTGAAGAAGGCTATGATAATTGATGTTGCTAAGGCAAGTGGGACAAGGCCAACAACCTCAAGGGCTTTTCAGAATCTGTTTGCAAGATATGAGCATTCAGTTGCAACCGTTGGTCAGTTAACTCAACAAAACATGGCCTTGGCTCAACAAAATGCTGCATTGACTCGAGATGTGAAGCGTAATGCTCGTCTACTTGAGGTACAATTCTATTCTGGTACACTATCTCTGCAATGGAATTGAAGGTCAGATTGCAATACTAATAATTCTTCACTTGCAGCTCATTGTTAGCAAAGTACAGATAGAGATACCACCTCAACTACTGCAGGAAGAAGAAAATGAGATGGTGAGATTAAATCTTAAGTGTTGATGCATATTAAGTTATCACATTGTCTACTAGCAGCCATGCACGTAATATCTGAACTACTGCTACTCAAGTCTGATCATTACACTTATCACTCACTTGGGGGTTGGGGCTGATGGACATTGCACTAACTTGGGGGCTGGGGCTGATATTGATTAATATGAAGAATAATTATTATCTTACTGAAATTGATGTATTGCTTGGCCATTCCAAATAACATGAACCAGCAGCCGCAACATTTAGCATCTTTCATCTTTTCATAGTGCCTGATGTTGGTCCACATATAGATATGTTCCTTTCAAAGTTAATCATTTCCACAATTTATCTGGTCTACATATTCTCATGAACGGTCCAATTTTTTCATTTTGAATGTAGGGAGGGGCTATAGATGGATCCTCTCATGCGTCAGCCAACCTGGACAATAGCGATGGCCATTGATTTGTGTGATGGCAGGAAGTATTTTTTTGGAGCCGTAGTCTTTTGTTCATCAGACTACAGGTTTTGGCAACAACCAGCAAGTTAGAAGGGCAACAAAAGTGGATTTTGTTGCTATTCAAAGCATGGGTGCTAGTTGTGAAGTAGCAGCTGCATAATGCCTACTCAGAGCATGCAGGCTTGCGAAGAAACAGCAGCACATTGCCACCAAAGCTGCATTTTTTGGTTGAGAGAGCAACTAGCTACTAGCAGATTGCCTTCTCAAGGGTCAAGGCAACAACCAGCATGCTGTTTGAAGGACATGTTGTGCAACAGAGGTATGTTGGTTGTGAGATAGCAGCTACCTACTAGCAGATTGCCTCCTCAAGGGTCATGGCATGTCATCTTAAAGTAATAGATGCTAGATGCCTATTTTGGTTGGGAGCTATATATCGCCTTCATAGGTTCCTGTTATGAAACTGCCATTTGAACATGTGGCTGATCCTGTACTTCAAATTATGCTAGCTGTACCTAACTAGATGGCCAAGTAGGAGGCAGTAAGTGCAATGCAGCTTTGGATTGAGTGTTCGTGTGAATACTTGAATGATATTGGAAGACCATGGAATGTAATGTAAATGAATGGTTCAATGACTTTGTAATATTGCTGCAATTAGTTGCTGTTGAAAGTATTTTTAATGGCTCTAATAAGCTGTATTTTGGGAAAAATGAATTCCTGTCAAAGCTATACCGTCAGGAGTAGACAAAACCTTTCCTGACGGTAGGTAACCGAGAGGAAGGGAAAAAGGTTTCCCTGACGGTTTGATGGGTGACAGAGAAAGTTTGAGAAATTCCTGACGGTTAGACAACCGTCACGGAAAGTTTAAACCTTCCCTGACGGTTTAGTACCCGACAGGAAACATTTCCTGACGGTATGCCCATGAACCGTCGCGAGAGACCTTCCCCTGACGGGCCCAGCCGTCAGGAAACATCCCTGACGGGTTTCCGTCAGGGAAACTTCACCTTCCCTGACAGTCAATCCCTGACGGCCAATTCCTGACGGTTGCCGTCACGGAAAACAATCCCTGACGGTTTACACTATTTTTCCTGACGGTTCTGGCCGTCACGGAAAAAGTTGGCTGGGGTAGTGTTTATCATGACACCATCAGCCGGTTTGGTGGCAGTCATCTTTGGAGGGGCCAGCACAGTGCATTTTATGTGTGGGAAGGCCTTGACAATGGCCCTGGCAAACTTGTCATCACCAGAGGTACCACAGCAGTAGGTCATCGACTGAATCCCCTCAAACAAGTCCCTGAACTCCCGCAGTGCGATCTCAATCCCAAAGTTGTCGTGGGCGTCCAAGCCTTCATTTACCATATTGTGGTAATCTGGGTCGAGGCTCTCCAAGCTCTCATGGAACAGAGCCGCCCCATGCAGCTCCTCGAATGGCGGCGTCACCACGTCCTTCTTGAACCACTCAGCTAACCCTATCGCTGCTTCGAGGTAGCGCGTCGAGGTGCAGGCGAGCACCAGAGAGGTGTGGTTGATGTGCACCTCGTGAGGGATGCCGTCGACCAG is part of the Miscanthus floridulus cultivar M001 chromosome 9, ASM1932011v1, whole genome shotgun sequence genome and encodes:
- the LOC136481884 gene encoding uncharacterized protein, with amino-acid sequence MADRGWMYSGWKRGRPTNEWVEKTNEFLDRAYSIPELVESDTIKCPCAMCRNYFRHKRPKIELHLCHNGYKENYQTWTSHGERRENHEHALLGGPVQYRWMYPFERSNVHSVRNKTPRYDDAGSTSVRDCGIELFEHIGRCFISLGFRDLTIEQSKAAALYILTNIPEMDDFFKEFDNEQWKGRSQPSARDISNLRLNGWKGTRGRNRGPNFFDWFKNICAIRSSVHNVLRQISYGFRKRVSSYGCYDVNGYRFRSEKYESKRAGLATTNSGVCVTCTDDNGNALEYFGVIEDIIKISWEGREQLDLVLFYCRWFDPTSRGVKRTENLGLVEVKHSSRLQNFEPFVLASQVTQVYYLSYASDDPSLKDWWVVYHVAPRDRLPPIDINNNSIETEGPTNDISFFQEDGLEGTFVIDLGDIELIDTLASDEITDPKELEQLEKQTVAPEQEEILESDEEGDEDDAESYDEDCYEEEDF